Proteins co-encoded in one Acanthopagrus latus isolate v.2019 chromosome 10, fAcaLat1.1, whole genome shotgun sequence genomic window:
- the LOC119027014 gene encoding myelin-oligodendrocyte glycoprotein-like isoform X1 encodes MDRQFLGNLMTHIHVMSRHRSSAAAAALSSVFSLCLLNRLVSMDPGPNRSFSPSSVTLIVLLLIFSCPPAEGSFKVIGSPEPIVAAPGDDIILPCHVEPQIDVTGLTVEWSKPDLQPDPNDRLRRVEYVHLYRDAREDLDMKIAEYVQRTELFADGLTRGNISLKITNVTFEDQGRYKCFIPNLKGHFKYSIIYLSVESKSVTTETPLQKPALKEETDVSGDDLSMRYGLITGVCVGVFLMILLVVGAIYLYWRHKRQKQNNKQPVIGALLDGRC; translated from the exons ATGGACCGACAG TTTTTGGGGAATCTGATGACTCACATTCATGTGATGAGTCGACATCgatcctctgcagcagctgcagctttgtcttcagtcttcagtctgtgtttgttaAACCGACTCGTTTCAATGGACCCGGGGCCGAATCGCAGTTTTTCTCCGTCTTCTGTAACTCTCATCGTCCTTCTGCTGATTTTCTCCTGCCCGCCTGCTGAAG GGAGTTTTAAGGTGATCGGGTCACCTGAGCCAATCGTCGCTGCCCcgggtgatgacatcatcctgcCGTGTCACGTGGAGCCTCAGATCGACGTGACGGGTCTGACGGTGGAGTGGTCCAAGCCCGACCTTCAGCCTGACCCCAACGATCGCCTGCGCCGGGTCGAGTACGTCCATCTGTATCGGGACGCCCGAGAGGACCTGGACATGAAGATCGCAGAGTACGTCCAGAGGACGGAGCTGTTCGCAGACGGCCTGACACGAGGCAACATATCGCTGAAGATCACCAACGTGACGTTTGAAGATCAAGGAAGATATAAATGTTTCATCCCgaatttaaagggacattttaaGTATTCAATCATTTACCTTTCAGTTG agTCAAAGTCGGTTACAACAGAGACGCCGCTGCAGAAACCTGCTCtgaaagaggaaacagatgTCAGCG GTGACGATCTATCCATGAGATATGGGCTgatcacaggtgtgtgtgtcggcgTCTTTTTAATGATCCTGCTGGTTGTTGGAGCCATATATTTATACTGGAGACACAAGCGTCAAAAACAA AACAACAAGCAACCTGTTATAGGTGCCTTGCTAGATGGCAGATGTTGA
- the LOC119027014 gene encoding myelin-oligodendrocyte glycoprotein-like isoform X3 yields MTFPVFHTSTQLVSSSLSSCCCCISSPGRLLKFLGNLMTHIHVMSRHRSSAAAAALSSVFSLCLLNRLVSMDPGPNRSFSPSSVTLIVLLLIFSCPPAEGSFKVIGSPEPIVAAPGDDIILPCHVEPQIDVTGLTVEWSKPDLQPDPNDRLRRVEYVHLYRDAREDLDMKIAEYVQRTELFADGLTRGNISLKITNVTFEDQGRYKCFIPNLKGHFKYSIIYLSVGEC; encoded by the exons ATGACTTTCCCCGTGTTTCACACCTCGACTCAGTTGGTTTCATCCTCTCTGTCGTCCTGTTGCTGTTGCATTTCTTCTCCTGGACGCCTGTTGAAG TTTTTGGGGAATCTGATGACTCACATTCATGTGATGAGTCGACATCgatcctctgcagcagctgcagctttgtcttcagtcttcagtctgtgtttgttaAACCGACTCGTTTCAATGGACCCGGGGCCGAATCGCAGTTTTTCTCCGTCTTCTGTAACTCTCATCGTCCTTCTGCTGATTTTCTCCTGCCCGCCTGCTGAAG GGAGTTTTAAGGTGATCGGGTCACCTGAGCCAATCGTCGCTGCCCcgggtgatgacatcatcctgcCGTGTCACGTGGAGCCTCAGATCGACGTGACGGGTCTGACGGTGGAGTGGTCCAAGCCCGACCTTCAGCCTGACCCCAACGATCGCCTGCGCCGGGTCGAGTACGTCCATCTGTATCGGGACGCCCGAGAGGACCTGGACATGAAGATCGCAGAGTACGTCCAGAGGACGGAGCTGTTCGCAGACGGCCTGACACGAGGCAACATATCGCTGAAGATCACCAACGTGACGTTTGAAGATCAAGGAAGATATAAATGTTTCATCCCgaatttaaagggacattttaaGTATTCAATCATTTACCTTTCAGTTGGTGAGTGTTAA
- the LOC119027014 gene encoding myelin-oligodendrocyte glycoprotein-like isoform X2 encodes MTHIHVMSRHRSSAAAAALSSVFSLCLLNRLVSMDPGPNRSFSPSSVTLIVLLLIFSCPPAEGSFKVIGSPEPIVAAPGDDIILPCHVEPQIDVTGLTVEWSKPDLQPDPNDRLRRVEYVHLYRDAREDLDMKIAEYVQRTELFADGLTRGNISLKITNVTFEDQGRYKCFIPNLKGHFKYSIIYLSVESKSVTTETPLQKPALKEETDVSGDDLSMRYGLITGVCVGVFLMILLVVGAIYLYWRHKRQKQNNKQPVIGALLDGRC; translated from the exons ATGACTCACATTCATGTGATGAGTCGACATCgatcctctgcagcagctgcagctttgtcttcagtcttcagtctgtgtttgttaAACCGACTCGTTTCAATGGACCCGGGGCCGAATCGCAGTTTTTCTCCGTCTTCTGTAACTCTCATCGTCCTTCTGCTGATTTTCTCCTGCCCGCCTGCTGAAG GGAGTTTTAAGGTGATCGGGTCACCTGAGCCAATCGTCGCTGCCCcgggtgatgacatcatcctgcCGTGTCACGTGGAGCCTCAGATCGACGTGACGGGTCTGACGGTGGAGTGGTCCAAGCCCGACCTTCAGCCTGACCCCAACGATCGCCTGCGCCGGGTCGAGTACGTCCATCTGTATCGGGACGCCCGAGAGGACCTGGACATGAAGATCGCAGAGTACGTCCAGAGGACGGAGCTGTTCGCAGACGGCCTGACACGAGGCAACATATCGCTGAAGATCACCAACGTGACGTTTGAAGATCAAGGAAGATATAAATGTTTCATCCCgaatttaaagggacattttaaGTATTCAATCATTTACCTTTCAGTTG agTCAAAGTCGGTTACAACAGAGACGCCGCTGCAGAAACCTGCTCtgaaagaggaaacagatgTCAGCG GTGACGATCTATCCATGAGATATGGGCTgatcacaggtgtgtgtgtcggcgTCTTTTTAATGATCCTGCTGGTTGTTGGAGCCATATATTTATACTGGAGACACAAGCGTCAAAAACAA AACAACAAGCAACCTGTTATAGGTGCCTTGCTAGATGGCAGATGTTGA